The genomic stretch gaaactatatttttattcggtcacatcatatgtactttacttggagcgtctgtttgtttttgttttttgtttttgtttgaataaattcttgtgtgggagagagacacgctccgctggttcatatgaacacatgtgttcttagctcataatgttcatggcgaaggttgaactgcttcgttaattgttatatggttggaaacgggaaatgctacatgtggtaattgataaaatgtcttggataatttgatacttggcaattgttgtgctcatgtttaagctcttgcatcatatactttgcacccattaatgaagaaatacatagagcttgctaaaatttggtttgcatatttggtctctctaaggtctagataatttctagtattggtttgaacaacaaggaagacggtgtagagtcttataatgtttacaatgtgtcttttatgtgagttttgctgcaccggttcatccttgtgtttgtttcaaataaccttgctagcctaaaccttgtatcgagagggaatacttctcatgcatccaaaatccttgagccaaccactatgccatttgtgtccaccatacctacctactacatggtatttctccgccattccaaagtaaattgcttgagtgctacctttaaaatttctattctttgcctttgcaatatatagctcatgggacaaatagcctaaaaactattgtgttattgaatatgtacttatgcactttatctcttattaagttgcttgttgtgcgataaccatgttcctggggacgccatcaactactgtttgttgaatatcatgtgagtttttatgcatgtctgtcttgtatgaagtaagggagatttaccactcattgaaTGGTTAGAGAATGCAtaatattagagaagaacattgggccgctaactaaagccatgatccatggtggaagtttcagttttggacatatatcctcaatctcatatgagaacattaattgttgctacatgcttatgcattaaagaggagtccattatactgttgtctatgttgtcccggtatggatgtctaagttgagaataatcaaaagcgagaaatccaatgcgagctttctccttagacctttgtacgaggcggcatagaggtacccctttgtgacacttggttaaaacatgtgtattgcgatgacaatcccggtaatccaagctaattaggacaaggtgcgggcactattagtatactatgcatgaggcttgcaacttgtaagatataatttacataacacatatgctttattactaccgttgacaaaattgtttcttgttttcaaaaccaaagctctagcacaaatatagcaatcaatgcttccctctgcgaagggcctttcttttacttttatgttgagtcagttcacctatttctctccaccccaagaagcaaacacttgtgtgaactgtgcattgattcctacatacttgcatattgcacttgttatattactttacattgacaatatccatgagatatacatgttataagttgaaagcaaccgctgaaacttaatcttcctttgtgttgcttcaatacctttactttgatttattgctttatgagttaactcttatgcaagacttattgatgcttgtcttgaaagtactatccatgaaaagtctttgcttgatGATTCATTTGttaactcatgtcattaccattgttttgatcgctgcattcattacatatgcttacaatagtatgatcaaggttatgatgggacgagcaagaactaagcttggggatgctgatacgtctccgacgtatcgataatttcttatgttccatgccacattattgatgatatctacatgttttatgcatactttatgtcatatttatgcattttccggcactaacctattaacgagatgccgaagagccgattctttgtttactgctgtttttggtttcgaaatcctagtaaggaaatattctcggaattggacgaaatcaacgcccagggtcctatttttgcacgaagcttccagaagaccggaggacttacgaagtggggccacgaggtggcgacacaacagggcggcgcggcctgggccctggccgcacggccctggtgtgtgggcccctcgtgacgcctcctgacctgcccttccgcctacttaaagcctccggcgcgaaacccccagtaccgagagccacgatacggaaaaccttccagagccgccgccatcgcgaagccaagatctgggggacaagagtctctgttccggcacgccgccgggacggggaagtgcccccggaaggctcctccatcaacaccaccgccatcttcatcaacgctgatgtctcccatgaggagggagtagttctccatcgaggctaagggctgtaccgctagctatgtggttcatctctctcctatgtacttcaatacaataatctcatgagctgccttacatgattgagattcatatgatgatgcttgtaatctagatgtcgttatgctagtcaagtggattttacttatgtgatctccggagactccttgtcccacgtgtgtaaaggtgacggtgtgtgcaccgtgtgggtctcttaggctatatttcacataatacttattcactgttatgaatggcatagtgaagtgcttatttatatctctttatgattgcaatgtgttttgtatcactactattctgtgtgctactctagtgatgttattaaagtagtttattcctcctgcatggtgtaatggtgacagtgtgtgcatcgtgtagtacttggcgtaggctatgattgtgatctcttgtagattatgaagttaactattgctatgatagtattaatgtgatctattcctcctttcgtagtgtgaaggtgacaggtgtgcatgctatgttagtacttggtttggttatgttgatctgtcatgcactctaaggttatttaaatatgaacattgaatattgtggagcttgttaactccggcattgagggttcatgtaatcctacacgattagtagtgttcatcatccaacaagagggtgtagagtctagcatctatctatttattctgttatgtgatcaatgttgagagtgtccactagtgaaagtatgatccctaggccttgttcctaaatacgctattgctgcttgtttcttgtttctactgcATCTCtaccgtccgcaatattaccaccatcaaccacacgccgatcctgggcaaagcacttttactggtgccgttgctactgcttatatttattcataccacctgtatttcactatctcttcgccgaactagtgcacctattaggtgtgttggggacacaagagacttcttgctttgtggttgcagggttgcatgagagggatatctttgacctcttcctccctgagttcgataaaccttgggtgatccacttaagggaaacttgctgctgttctacaaacctctgctcttggaggcccaacactgtctacaagaatagaagcacccgtagacatcaacaacccaaagtttgtcaaaggtatcaagccaagattgaagccaaatccaatcaatgaacgatacaagaagaacaagggaagagcctttgttggggctgagtacatttccgatgaagaggaagaagatgaggagaaggaggctggagtgcctggtttggctttctccaaacccgggtcactcttcacatatgattactccaaggattactacaCGGAGTCCTCAACTCCAAATGATATTGGTTCTTctgtcatggcaagaacaactcatgatGATGACTCAAATGACTCTTCCTCCCCTATGACCatcggctcttgtctaatggcaagggaAGCAAAATTAATGGAATCCTCACCTTCTTTATCTAGtattcttgatgatgaaactcataatcaagatgaagtgtctatgcttaaggaactttacaaagttagatgcactcttcgtggtgatgctcttgtcaagtttgattacttgatggactctctcaaagaaagggacgagtccattgaggaattagaatatcatttgaatgatgaGAAACGAAGATTCAATCTCCCAAGACAAGAGCTGAAaagcgaaaggtgcatatctcaaggccttaagcaactagttgaaacttttgaactagataaagttaagagcctagaaactattgaaagggctcaattattggcccaagagcttgatgcttcaaagaaggagcttgaagttgctcatgcttctctcactagggatcttgaccatcttgaaaaggctaacaagcttgttaaggatgagctcaagaaacttggagagagccatgacctactccaagaaaacctacaagaaggctcttggatcaatgaatgatCTCATTATTGCTGAAAACGTTGCTAGTTCCCCCACCTCATTTACTTGTGAGCATgccaaacttgttgaggaacatgttcgtttgaaAGAGGAACTATctctgcatgttgagaccaatacatatcttgaatccttggtaaccaaatatggtctcaactatcatccAACTGACTCagcttgtgagcaagcaactattcttgaagaaaatgctaggttgacaaaggaactAGCCAAACTCACCACctccaagaataagatgggattggatgaccttttgagtaagcaaaggtcgaacaatcaaaagtatggacttgggtatgctcccaagccctacaagaagaacaactacaagaaagagaagcccgctcaagagaagaacaagaaggtcactaatggtgGCAAAGCCCCAAAGGGCAAAGCCGCTAGTGTTGATCGCacgggacctaacaatcactatgctttatttattgattattatggtgatgtctatgctgaatatgttggccctcgtgatggctatgcttatagagggtactcaatttgggtaccaaaagatcttgttgccattacaaaggaacccattaatcaatgggttcctgaatcctctacttgattttgtaggggtattcctccggtggtccagaatgggtgtttgatagtggatgcaccaatcatatgaccggagtaagaggtgtgcttgatcaatttatAGAAGATATTAACaaaaagtcaagcatcacctttggtgacaactcaaagggaaaggtacttgggtatggcaaggtggcaatctctaaggacttgtgccttgagacagtCATGCTTGTTGAGTCCCTTGGCTATAATTTGCGTTCTATTTATCATCTTGTAGATGCTGGCTATAATtcctattttactaattattgtgtgaaagtctttaggagtgataatctcaaattggtcctagttggatatgtggagaacaacctttatgttgttgatctctcgaaagagagctcggAGAACTCATCTCTCCCCACATGTCTGATGGCCAATGATGACGAGGGTTGGTTGCGGCATCgctgccttggtcatgttaacatgagaaatcttaaacaactcctaaagggtgaacacattATTGGACTAACcgacatttcttttgagaaatatCGTgtgtgcagtgcatgtgtagctggaaagcaactcaagaagggaCATCTATCAAGTATACCGTCTCCACCTCTAGGCCATTGGAGATCCTTCACTtgaatctctttgggccatctcattatgatactcttggaggAAGTAAATATGGActagtcattgttgatgattactcaagatactcttgggtctttctcctcaagtctaaggatgagacccatatagagagttcatcatcttcgccaagaaagctcaacgcatgtatgaatctgagatcaaggcgataaggaccgacaatggcaccgagttcaagaactacactatgcaagagtttgttgatgatgaggcatcaagcatgagttttcagctccatatacccctcagcaaaatggtgttgttgaaaggaagaaccggactattattgagatggcaagaaccatgttgagtgaattcaagtcACCCCATAATTTTtttgggagaagccatctcttcagctgtccactactccaaccggctcgttCTCCGTCCCCTGCAtaataaaactccatacgagcttctcacaggtaacaagcctaatgtcatgtacattcgtgtctttgaatGCAAATGTCTTATTAAAAATAACAAAGGGAAGCTCAGTAAATTTGAGACTAGAACTATAAAGGgaacatttgttggatatgcagagaactcccacgcctatagatactaaaaCAAGTACAGTGGGACTACTcaagtatcttgtgatgtggtgttcttggaggataatggctcccaagtggagcaagttgttccatgtgttgtaggtgatgatgatccttctaatgccatcaagcttatgggcattggacacatccggcctacGGAGGTCCATActaatgatcaagatgatggaatagaagtctcaagcttggcccaagtggAGCCTTGCTCCTCTCAAGCTGAACCATCAAATACAGCCCAAGATTCATCTTCTACTCAAGATGAAccgcattccgaagaacaagaagaaaaccctcatTCCCTTGAGCAAGATCATGATGCTGATCAAGAATCACCCTCATCTCATGATCAATCTCAAGTTGCCCCTCATGATCAAGAGCTAGCTAAAGatgaatttattgatcatgaaggGACCATTCGAAAGATCAAGGCGGcttcaagggcaagtgacatgaaagtagatcaagttcttggtagcatctcaagaggagtggtaactcgtggaCACCATGcactacttatcacttattgtcaacaccatgcttttatgtctagttttgagccactcaaggtacatgaagccttggttgatccggattgggtaattgccatgcaagaaaaaTTGCATTATATTCTTACATTTAACTAGCTGTCTAGCTTAGTTATGcatcacatatggggatagtcatcttaccatgtattggtatgatgcatacctatgtgtgcaacattaatagacccaatgtcataatatggacccaagcatgtctcttcgtggtctcatgacatttgtgctTTAACATAGGGGAGTAATCCCCCACCCCTCATTTAGCCTCTATTACAAAGTGACTTCATTCTATGAGGCTAACTGATCTTATTACAAAACAATTCTAAAAtgatttatgattcttgatatatttagaatcatgcccattgttgctatttacatcttgtttggatttcactccaatggtCGGGTATGCCTATAAAAACTTGTGTTtcctaccccatgtctatgctcctcTTATCATATGTCTATCTATCTATATTGTACATGTCATCCTCTGATCATACACACAGTACTACACAAAGAAAAAGGGGCCAAAATGTGcaggccggtccctggcccggttccgCCGGCTCTACGGCCAgctggctgatgacccacaagtatagggggtgtatcgtagtatcttcgataagtaagaatgtcgatcccaacgaggagcagaaggtgttgacaagcagtttcgatgaaggattcactgtaaatgctcacagacaagtattcgggggttttgatgtagcagatgaataaagtacaagtaaataaagtgcgagagaaNNNNNNNNNNNNNNNNNNNNNNNNNNNNNNNNNNNNNNNNNNNNNNNNNNNNNNNNNNNNNNNNNNNNNNNNNNNNNNNNNNNNNNNNNNNNNNNNNNNNAGAAAATAAAAATATCATGTGCTAAATGTTATTGGTCTTGATTCTTGTGCGATAAGAGAGAAACACTTTTTCCTATTCTCTCGGATCCAtgacactaatatagatgtatctagatatattttagttctagatacgtagtacatactagtggcaagtaatatgaattggaaAGAGTACTTTAAAGTGCATTGACTTAGatatccacttatttgaggacggaggaaGTACTTAGATTTGAAAATATGCATTGTTTACTACTGATCTATACTTTTGTCAAAGTTAAGTAACAAAATATTTTTAATCGAGATTCTGCATGTTTATGGGATACACCATTaactacatgtgaattttttCATGTTTAGTAAAATTGTAAATATGATTTTCGATTTCTAAAAAATAAAGGGATTATTGGAGCTCGGGAGCCGAAATCTCCCAAGTTGACTGCGCACGTGAATATAGTGGATCGATCGTTCACCGCTAAAAAATCGTGAAATTGATGCACTTCACATGATCACATCTGCAAAATCCTCTGTTCAtcgcaggcaagaaattcctcatgCACAGAAACTTCCAATGTACTGTACTGTACATTAAGTAGGCAGTTAGCGTCAGGGACGGTGTAGTCCAGTCTTCTCTTCTCGCTTTCCCCGTCCAAATCCGAACCTGCTCCATTGTCCAAACCCCAACCCAAAGAAATGGAGGCGCTCGTGGTGCGGCGGCTCGGTGACCCCACGCTACCACCCGGCGGCGACGACTCGCCGTTCGAGGCCATCTCCGGTGAACAACCTGTTCCGGAGCTCTCGTCGCCGACGTCTGTGCGGGTGCGTGTGGCGGCGACCAGCCTCAACTTCGCGAACTTCCTGCAGGTGCAGGGCAAGTACCAGGAGCAACCCCCGCTGCCCTTCGTGCCAGGGTCAGACTACGCGGGCGTCGTCGACGCCGTCGGCCCCGGCGTGCGCAAATTCCGGCCCGGTGACCGGGTCTGCTCCCTCGCCACCGTCGGGTCCTTTGCCGAGTTCATCGTCACCGAGGAGAAGGGGCTGTGAGTTCGTTTTCCCTCTCCTGGCTGGTAATTTCTGTAGGAAGTTTACACTTTGTTGCTTTAGGTTCGGTCATTTGACGGAATACTGTACACGGGGTAAGAAAAGATGTGAGATTTATCTGTAGAGATCTAGGCGCCCGAAGTACTTTCTGTTGATCTGTTACCATTTGGTCAAAATCATACTCACAGACTTGCACAAAGCTAAACCCAATGTTCAGAAAAATCAATTCAAAAAATTAGGCAAGTCTAAAATAGCAAAACCGTCTGTTGAATCGGGACCATCTTATTGTGTATCAGATTCTTAGTTCCTGATGGATGTGACCTGGTCGCTGCTGGAGCATTACCTGTTGCATTTGGTACGTCACACCTGGCCCTTGTCCACAGGGCTCAACTGAAGTCTGGTCAGGTGGGTTCCCCATTTGCTTCTTTCGTCTTTATGATATCCATTGTACTTGCATTCTGTCTGTGTCATCCTTGATTGCACATTTAACTGGAGTTAATATTTCAGTCATGTCCAAATTAAAACTCTTACAATTTGGACCGCAAATCTGACACATGAAgtacttgttcaattcttttgtttTTTGTATAATTTGTGAGTAGATTACTTAACTTCTTTGATTTCTCCATCTTGTTGATGTAATTACCTTATTGCCTACGATTTATATGCACACGTTGTTTCTCTTAATATTTAGGCGAAATATATATATGTTAAGCCTGCAGATACCATCATCCAATATAAGAGAGTAAAAGTGCATCAAAAGTCCTAAATATATTCAAGGGTGTCAACTGTCAAGTGAGTCCCAAAAGTTAGGAAATGCACATGAGTCCTAATAGTGTGCACCTTGAATATTTTTCGGATTCTGGTTCATTTTACtcaatatagaaagtaagttcagTATCTAATGTAGTCTTAGGCTCCTGAGCTTCTCCCGGTACATTGGTGGTTCTCATTAATGTAAGTTTTAATTTCAGGTGCTACTTGTACTTGGTGCTGCCGGTGGTGTTGGGGTATCTGCTGTACAAATAGGAAAAGTTAGTGGTGCTATTGTTATTGCGGTTGCCAGGTGATTAGCACAAGCAACTAAATTATTCGATCGTTGTTACTTTTCTTTCGTGAACATAGGTCGTGGCTATGTACTTATGTTGTTTGACTATTTTTTTGGTTACCTAAATAATATTTGTCTTGATCTCAGGGGAATTGAGAAATTGCACTATCTCAAGTCCATAGGAGCTGATCATGTGATTGACTCTAGCAAGGAGAATGTTATTGAGAGTGCCAAGTCCTTTTTAAAGGCTAGAGGTCTCAAAGGTGTTGACGTTTTATATGATCCTGTTGGGGGCAAACTTACTCAAGATAGTTTGAAACTTCTCAATTGGGGTGCACATATTCTGCTCATTGGATTTGCTAGTGGAGATGTTCCAGTTATTCGAGCTAATGTTGCACTTGTTAAGGTATACTAGTAAATTGCAAATGATGTTAAATTTAAGGCTGGTTTCTCGTTTAAAAGAGGTATACTAGTGCACTGAAACATGAAGGTGAAGGTCTTCTCATTTATAAGTGGAATTGACTCAATGCTGGCTTCATGTATTTAGTCTCACTTGTATGTTCTATAATTGATTGGTCTTCTTACTTAGAATAGGCATTTTGCCTTGACAGCCTCTAGCTTGCTAAATGAGCGACCCCAATAAATCTGTAAATTCCTGTAACATCATGTTGAAAGTAATTTGAGAATTTATCAGTCAGTACCATGGACAGCAATCCTATAAGTTTGCATCAAAATTATTTATGTGAGAAATTTCTAGTGCAATCAATCAATGTAAAGTTGTATTTAAGTAAAAAAATAGTTGATAGCACTAGAATATGAGATGGCAATATTGGGATGTTAGTATATTTATACTTCACTGCACTTGAAAGGAACTTCAATAGTAAGGatacttttttttgaaacgggggcaaAAAAGACTTTGCCCCAATcgattaattaaggagaagtttGAAGTTGACACGACTGTAAAAGCGGAATTATTACAAAGTTTTACTCTCCTTATTACAAAGTAGCAAGGATACTGAATACTGATAGAACTGCTTTCTACTGAATTTATGCTTACTACGATTACTCGCTAATTGTGGCGTGATGTTTCAGAACTGGACAATTCATGGTCTGTACTGGGGAAGCTACTTAATTCATCGGCCAGCAGTACTCATTGACTCACTCAACGAACTTCTGTCATGGCTCTCAAAGGGTTTGATAACAGCTAAAATCTCACACACCTACAGGCTCCCTGAGGTAAGCAACATGAAGTAACTTCACAATAGTTACACTGGGCCACGTGTGGTACTTGCCATCACGTAATCTAACATATCTGGATGGCAGAACTTTACACCGTCTAAGGATATTTTGTGAACTACGGTTGTGTAACTTATAGTTGCAATTTTTTCTTTTGCATCATTTGACTGCTTACAAATTCATAGTATTTCTTGTCTGTGCTTGTGAGAATTGCTAGAACTGCTGGAAATAATATCCAAGAGAACATCATTTCTCCGTGGCTATGCTTCAATTGTACGGTTTTGTTAATAAAATGGAAATTATCTACAGCAACTTTTAACCTAATCTTCTGGTTGTCATTAGTCTATTTCTGGTAAATGTTCATCAAGCTCTCCCTAACAAAATGATTTACAAGTTCATCCTCTAAGTTTGTATGGGGTAAATATGTAGAGCACTACCGTTAATAGCCAATTTTCACGATCATATTACACGGCTCTCGAATTGAGTCCAAAAAATCGCATGTATTTCTAGTGTGTTTTTTTGTATGTGTCTTGCTGTAATTTATTGTTAATTGTTTGTACAGGCTCATCTCGCTTTTGCTGCCTTGAGAGATAGGAAGGCCGTTGGTAAAGTCATGCTTGTTATGGGCTCATCAGCAAAATCAAGACTTTGATTCCCCTGGAAAGATTCCATGGGAAAGCTTTGACATCTATTGTGGAATACTTGCACTTTATCGTCGGTGGTTATAATATCATCAGCAGTAGTGTGGATGGCAGTGATGTGGTGTACAGCCGTTCTTGAATAAAAGCTACAATGCCTGAAATGGTTCATCTGTACACCATGTGTAGCAAATAGACACTTCTGAGACAATGCACGCGGGTGCACAGTAGTCCAAGTGAATAAGTATATGTAACAAAGGTGTTGAAACTGGGTAGCAGGTACTTGTTGGTCGTCTCAACTTGATGGTTATGTATGGGTGTAGCAATATAGCATCATGCCCTTCGTGTATTCACCAAGGCAAGGTAGGAAACTCGAGCGGAATCTTTCTTGATCTACCGCTAGTTAAACCCTACTGT from Lolium rigidum isolate FL_2022 chromosome 4, APGP_CSIRO_Lrig_0.1, whole genome shotgun sequence encodes the following:
- the LOC124649796 gene encoding quinone oxidoreductase-like protein 2 homolog; the protein is MEALVVRRLGDPTLPPGGDDSPFEAISGEQPVPELSSPTSVRVRVAATSLNFANFLQVQGKYQEQPPLPFVPGSDYAGVVDAVGPGVRKFRPGDRVCSLATVGSFAEFIVTEEKGLFLVPDGCDLVAAGALPVAFGTSHLALVHRAQLKSGQVLLVLGAAGGVGVSAVQIGKVSGAIVIAVARGIEKLHYLKSIGADHVIDSSKENVIESAKSFLKARGLKGVDVLYDPVGGKLTQDSLKLLNWGAHILLIGFASGDVPVIRANVALVKNWTIHGLYWGSYLIHRPAVLIDSLNELLSWLSKGLITAKISHTYRLPEAHLAFAALRDRKAVGKVMLVMGSSAKSRL